A genomic segment from Nonomuraea helvata encodes:
- the fabF gene encoding beta-ketoacyl-ACP synthase II, giving the protein MRPYGRRVVITGMGAITPVGLSVQDFWDSLLAGRSGVGPIEAFDASNLPVKIAGEVKGFDPTAYMPRTVSRRIDKYAQFAVAAAAQAVEHAKLVIDEANTHRVGVLIGSGYGPTGLVQSGTLTLEGRGYRGLAPWLSAATSIDCAAGEVAYKLQATGPSGAISTACASGTSAVGEAMRMIQRGDVDAMIAGGADNSVTSFDIGSTAMSRALSTRNDDPQRASRPFDKGRDGFVMAAGAGALVLEDARSAERRGAPILAEVVGYGATSDAYHPTAPHPEGLGARRAMQLALDDAGLPASAVDHINAHGTSTTLNDRTEAAAIRKVFGDHAPRIPITAVKSMTGHTIGAAGAVELVATVQTLLTGVVPPTINCDDPEDPDLNFVPHQPQRHDVAVAMSNSFGFAGHNATLVVRRYEQ; this is encoded by the coding sequence GTGAGACCCTACGGACGCCGCGTGGTCATCACCGGCATGGGTGCCATCACGCCTGTCGGGCTGAGTGTCCAGGATTTCTGGGACTCCCTGCTGGCTGGCCGGAGCGGCGTGGGGCCGATTGAGGCCTTCGACGCCTCCAACCTGCCGGTCAAGATCGCCGGTGAGGTGAAGGGGTTCGACCCCACCGCGTACATGCCGCGCACGGTCAGCCGCCGGATCGACAAGTACGCGCAGTTCGCGGTGGCCGCCGCGGCGCAGGCCGTCGAACACGCCAAGCTCGTCATCGACGAGGCCAACACGCACCGTGTCGGCGTCCTGATCGGCTCGGGGTACGGCCCGACGGGTCTCGTCCAGTCGGGCACGCTCACCCTGGAGGGGCGCGGCTACCGCGGCCTCGCACCGTGGCTGTCGGCGGCCACCTCGATCGACTGCGCCGCCGGCGAGGTCGCCTACAAGCTGCAGGCGACCGGCCCTTCCGGCGCGATCAGCACGGCCTGCGCCTCCGGCACGTCGGCCGTGGGCGAGGCGATGCGGATGATCCAGCGCGGCGACGTGGACGCGATGATCGCGGGGGGCGCCGACAACTCGGTGACCTCCTTCGACATCGGCTCCACCGCGATGTCGCGGGCGCTGTCAACGCGCAACGACGACCCGCAGCGGGCCAGCCGGCCCTTCGACAAGGGGCGGGACGGTTTCGTCATGGCGGCGGGCGCCGGCGCTCTCGTGCTGGAGGACGCCCGCAGTGCCGAGCGGCGCGGCGCGCCGATCCTGGCCGAGGTCGTCGGCTACGGCGCCACCAGTGACGCCTACCACCCGACCGCGCCACACCCCGAGGGGCTCGGCGCGCGCCGGGCCATGCAGCTCGCGCTGGACGACGCGGGTCTGCCCGCCTCGGCCGTGGACCACATCAACGCCCACGGCACCAGCACCACGCTCAACGACAGGACCGAGGCCGCCGCCATTCGCAAGGTGTTCGGCGACCACGCGCCCAGGATCCCGATCACCGCCGTCAAGTCGATGACCGGGCACACGATCGGCGCGGCGGGCGCGGTCGAGCTCGTCGCCACCGTGCAGACGCTGCTCACCGGCGTCGTCCCGCCGACGATCAACTGTGACGACCCAGAGGACCCGGACCTCAACTTCGTCCCTCACCAGCCGCAACGGCACGACGTCGCGGTGGCGATGAGCAACTCCTTCGGCTTCGCCGGCCACAACGCGACCCTCGTGGTCCGGCGCTACGAGCAATGA
- a CDS encoding thiamine pyrophosphate-binding protein, translated as MSAVTYPSAWHAAMDFAVAHGVDTVFGLPDDDLVPLRALEGTELRMVLCRDQRAAAFMAAGHALAAGRTALCVIGKGPAAANVVGGLLEARCSGAPMVVLASGTGARTRGSGAFQELDQLAMIAPVVKWAHRVDHPDRVVPAIERAFLVAANGAPGPVYLELPADLLDVEVVRDRPWHQPRAQHPQPDTEALAGSLVALRAARRPVILVGGGMRHRNGGGEVERLAERLGAPIFATASGRGAVDETHPLFCGLAGLYAAEEMLPLWAETDLVVALGSRLEETAVYRPGFSAPDVPVLQVNLEPVDISHERPGHVVIGDGLAAVRSWLTDLPERAARPELLERAELPAPTNEWSERAQAANRAAAERVATERQRVAELPGIHIADLLRVLDEVLPERRVLVQENGLQDMWSYFYPHWRVPAAADSIVPSEQTSLGFGAIAAAGVKLAVPGSAVVAFVGDGAFGKLGADLEVLVEQELGVLFVVLDNGGYGWLQAQLDKAGPSRYRFAGSPHGTGADRPGVHHAVVDDKTRLDKELRQAAAACAAGRVAVVEIPVRLDDVPADLTETEGEHS; from the coding sequence ATGAGCGCCGTCACCTACCCCAGCGCCTGGCACGCGGCCATGGACTTCGCCGTGGCCCACGGCGTGGACACGGTGTTCGGGTTGCCCGATGACGACCTGGTGCCGCTGCGGGCTCTGGAGGGGACCGAGCTGCGCATGGTCCTGTGCCGAGACCAGCGGGCGGCGGCGTTCATGGCCGCCGGGCACGCGCTGGCGGCCGGCCGTACGGCGCTGTGCGTCATCGGGAAGGGACCGGCCGCCGCCAACGTCGTCGGCGGCCTGCTCGAGGCCCGCTGCTCCGGCGCGCCGATGGTGGTGCTGGCCTCGGGTACCGGGGCTAGGACGCGCGGCTCGGGCGCCTTCCAGGAGCTGGACCAGCTGGCCATGATCGCACCGGTGGTCAAGTGGGCGCACCGGGTCGACCACCCCGACCGGGTCGTGCCGGCGATAGAGCGGGCGTTCCTGGTCGCGGCCAACGGTGCGCCCGGCCCCGTCTACCTGGAGCTGCCGGCCGACCTGCTGGATGTCGAGGTCGTCAGGGACCGGCCCTGGCACCAGCCGCGCGCCCAGCACCCGCAGCCCGACACCGAGGCGCTGGCCGGCTCGCTGGTCGCGCTGCGGGCCGCACGCCGTCCGGTCATCCTGGTCGGCGGCGGCATGCGGCACAGGAACGGCGGTGGCGAGGTGGAGCGGCTGGCCGAGCGGCTCGGCGCGCCCATCTTCGCCACGGCCTCCGGACGGGGCGCCGTCGACGAGACCCACCCGCTGTTCTGCGGGCTGGCCGGGTTGTACGCCGCCGAGGAGATGCTGCCGCTGTGGGCCGAAACCGACCTGGTGGTGGCACTCGGCAGCAGGCTGGAGGAGACGGCCGTCTACCGGCCCGGGTTCTCCGCCCCTGATGTCCCGGTCCTGCAGGTCAACCTGGAGCCGGTCGACATCTCCCACGAGCGGCCGGGGCACGTGGTCATCGGCGACGGCCTGGCCGCCGTGCGATCCTGGCTGACCGACCTGCCCGAGCGTGCCGCGCGCCCCGAGCTGCTGGAGCGAGCCGAACTGCCCGCGCCGACGAACGAGTGGAGCGAGCGCGCGCAGGCAGCCAACCGGGCCGCGGCCGAGCGGGTGGCCACCGAGCGGCAGCGGGTGGCGGAGCTGCCCGGCATCCATATCGCCGACCTGCTGCGGGTACTGGACGAGGTGCTGCCCGAGCGGCGCGTGCTGGTGCAGGAGAACGGGCTGCAGGACATGTGGTCCTACTTCTACCCGCACTGGCGCGTCCCGGCGGCGGCCGACTCGATCGTGCCGTCTGAGCAGACCAGCCTGGGGTTCGGCGCGATCGCCGCGGCCGGGGTGAAGCTGGCCGTACCCGGCAGCGCGGTGGTCGCGTTCGTCGGCGACGGCGCCTTCGGCAAGCTCGGCGCCGACCTGGAAGTGCTGGTCGAGCAGGAGCTCGGCGTCCTGTTCGTGGTCCTCGACAACGGCGGCTACGGCTGGCTCCAGGCTCAGCTCGACAAGGCGGGGCCCTCGAGGTACCGCTTCGCGGGCAGCCCCCACGGCACCGGCGCCGACCGGCCCGGGGTGCACCACGCGGTGGTGGACGACAAGACCCGGCTGGACAAAGAGCTGCGCCAGGCCGCGGCGGCGTGCGCGGCGGGCCGCGTCGCCGTCGTCGAGATCCCGGTAAGGCTCGACGACGTGCCCGCCGATCTCACCGAGACCGAAGGAGAACACTCGTGA
- a CDS encoding type I polyketide synthase translates to MRDIAIVGMGCRFPGAGNLNEYLRMLLDGEPRFHAVPSHRWDHGQFFDAAAGRAPRKAYTDRVAYLPEVDRFDAAHFRMPPRRVRTMDPQQRLILEVAREAVQDAGWERRPFDRLNTGVYFAMSTADFMYLTPDPMDMEPWSIPGEQLNMAATNVSQFYDLSGPSFTVDSSCSSGLVALHEAVVALRAGVCAEAIVGGAYINLIPHSLIGFSKVGAVSRAGVCRPFDRRADGFVLGEGVGVVVLRPLEAALAAGDRVYAVIKGIGCSNDGTTEGPMTPRTEGQRLSLRRAYHDAGVEPGSIGFVEAHGTATTVGDRVELESLRYVRCETGSEPDPAYLGSVKALIGHSLTASGMASLIKTTLALHHGVIPRQPETEINPEADPAIAGLAIPRENVPWPRAGKTRTAGINSFAFGGTNVHVVMEEAPAVEESAEDGLPYLFLFSGATVELLAEHVERFAVEPSTPPAAVARTLAERELLKARLAVVAAGHEELAAQLRVAAVALKEGRTGPLGEGLYAAAAPLESPRVAFLLPGQGSQRPHLLADLFERYPAFRETAIALDAISGVDVLDAVYGPDADTEAGRERMKGTDVCQPLLGVLGLAAGRLIGSCGVVPAVTLGHSVGEFTAAALAGAMDDAEAVRLMAGRGAVMRRAEEGGSGGMLVVQAAPETVAGLAHGIEGVWPACYNTPKQTVVAGEQAGLSALAERCAGAKVGAVPLAVSNAFHTPLLEGIRAEIRTDLERREIGTPTTGYVSCMSGGPVEDPARLRELWEGHASSPVRFAEAALAAYELGARVFVQVCGGRSLLAMVQRTLGDRQGAVYVAMSGDQPDDARSFLAGLGRLAALGLPVTLPGTGQLPGLVSLPPSPLLRKVHALPPFPMPAAKASPADSQKPVTAAAQPYTAQESHVSDIVSLFREQIAVLRSAGAAIPATAPPAPEPAHLPATLPATQLTTQPATPPVADQIRQVVYEHIARIGAFPAEQLSGPTLLVDELGFDSLMVTELRISLQKVWPELTTVPKRPSIDEVVAAVSASQGVKVPVQSAPEAPKRPVAMQAGPETWPEVVEHREFMAAIERNPYFIDHQANIRDTTVVDGQELISFSSYNYLGLSGHPKVNEAVREAVERYGTSVSASRFLSGNRPVHHELEAELATLLGTEDAIVMVSGHATNVSVIGHLVGPDDLIVHDELSHDSILQGCKLSGATRRPFAHNDPAALDAVLTRHRKLHRRALVVIEGVYSMDGDLADLPAIIDVKNKHGAVLLIDEAHSLGTVGKSGGGIGDFFGVDRSQVELWSGTLSKAGASCGGYVAGSAELIDYLKYTVPGFVYSVGMTPPNAAAALAALRVMRDEPERLERLRANSELFLRLAKEAGINTGVSQDSPVVPCIVGDNEQCLTLANRLFDRGISANPILYPAVPEELVRLRFFVTSEHTTQQIEHTIDVLAEELKGLAG, encoded by the coding sequence ATGCGTGATATCGCGATAGTCGGCATGGGATGCCGTTTCCCGGGCGCCGGAAATTTGAATGAATATCTCCGGATGCTGCTGGACGGCGAACCCCGTTTCCACGCGGTTCCTTCTCACCGGTGGGACCACGGACAGTTCTTCGACGCCGCCGCAGGGCGGGCACCGCGTAAGGCCTATACGGACCGGGTCGCCTACCTGCCGGAGGTCGACCGGTTCGACGCCGCCCACTTCCGGATGCCGCCGCGCCGGGTGCGCACGATGGACCCGCAGCAGCGGCTGATCCTGGAGGTGGCCCGCGAGGCCGTCCAGGACGCGGGCTGGGAGCGGCGCCCCTTCGACCGGTTGAACACCGGCGTGTACTTCGCCATGAGCACCGCCGACTTCATGTACCTGACGCCCGACCCCATGGACATGGAGCCGTGGTCGATCCCGGGCGAGCAGCTCAACATGGCCGCCACCAACGTGAGCCAGTTCTATGACCTGAGCGGCCCCAGCTTCACCGTCGACTCCTCCTGCTCCTCGGGGCTGGTGGCGCTGCACGAGGCCGTGGTGGCGCTGCGGGCCGGAGTCTGCGCGGAGGCGATCGTCGGCGGCGCCTACATCAACCTGATCCCGCACAGCCTGATCGGCTTCTCCAAGGTCGGCGCGGTCTCCCGCGCCGGAGTGTGCAGGCCCTTCGACCGCCGCGCCGACGGGTTCGTGCTCGGCGAGGGCGTGGGCGTGGTGGTGCTGCGCCCGCTGGAGGCCGCGCTGGCCGCGGGCGACCGCGTCTATGCCGTGATCAAAGGGATCGGCTGCTCCAACGACGGCACGACCGAGGGGCCGATGACCCCGCGCACCGAGGGGCAGCGGCTGTCGCTGCGCCGTGCCTACCACGACGCCGGCGTCGAGCCGGGCTCGATCGGGTTCGTGGAAGCGCACGGCACGGCGACCACCGTCGGCGACCGGGTGGAGCTGGAGTCACTGCGGTACGTGCGCTGCGAGACCGGCAGCGAGCCTGACCCCGCCTACCTCGGCTCGGTCAAGGCGCTGATCGGCCACTCGCTGACCGCTTCCGGCATGGCCTCCCTGATCAAGACGACGCTGGCGCTGCACCACGGTGTCATCCCGCGCCAGCCCGAGACGGAGATCAACCCGGAGGCCGACCCCGCGATCGCCGGACTGGCGATCCCGCGGGAGAACGTCCCGTGGCCGCGCGCCGGGAAGACGCGGACGGCCGGGATCAACTCCTTCGCCTTCGGCGGCACCAACGTACACGTGGTGATGGAGGAGGCGCCCGCCGTGGAGGAGAGCGCCGAGGACGGCCTGCCGTACCTGTTCCTGTTCTCGGGAGCGACGGTGGAGCTGCTGGCCGAGCACGTCGAACGATTCGCCGTCGAGCCGAGCACGCCGCCGGCGGCGGTCGCCAGGACGCTGGCGGAGCGGGAACTGCTCAAGGCGCGGCTCGCGGTGGTCGCGGCCGGGCACGAGGAACTGGCCGCGCAACTGCGGGTCGCCGCGGTCGCGCTGAAGGAGGGCCGCACCGGCCCGCTCGGCGAGGGGCTGTACGCCGCCGCAGCTCCTCTGGAGTCGCCGCGGGTCGCCTTCCTGCTCCCCGGCCAGGGCAGCCAGCGACCGCACCTGCTGGCCGATCTGTTCGAGCGCTACCCCGCCTTCCGCGAGACCGCGATCGCGCTCGACGCGATCAGCGGCGTCGACGTCCTGGACGCCGTGTACGGCCCGGACGCCGACACCGAAGCGGGACGCGAGCGCATGAAGGGCACCGACGTGTGCCAGCCCTTGCTCGGGGTGCTGGGGCTGGCCGCCGGTCGGCTCATCGGATCCTGCGGCGTCGTCCCCGCGGTGACGCTCGGTCACAGCGTGGGCGAGTTCACCGCGGCGGCCCTGGCAGGGGCCATGGACGACGCCGAGGCGGTCAGGCTGATGGCGGGACGCGGCGCCGTCATGCGCCGGGCCGAGGAGGGCGGCAGCGGCGGCATGCTCGTCGTCCAGGCCGCCCCCGAGACCGTGGCCGGCCTGGCCCACGGGATCGAGGGGGTCTGGCCCGCCTGCTACAACACCCCGAAGCAGACCGTGGTCGCCGGGGAGCAGGCGGGGCTGTCCGCCCTCGCGGAGCGGTGCGCAGGCGCCAAGGTCGGCGCCGTGCCGCTGGCGGTGTCCAACGCCTTCCACACACCGCTCTTGGAGGGCATCCGCGCAGAGATCCGCACCGACCTGGAGCGGCGCGAGATCGGGACTCCCACCACCGGATACGTCTCCTGCATGAGCGGCGGTCCCGTCGAGGACCCGGCGCGGCTGCGCGAGCTCTGGGAGGGGCACGCCTCCTCGCCCGTGCGCTTCGCCGAGGCCGCGCTGGCCGCCTACGAGTTGGGGGCGCGGGTGTTCGTGCAGGTCTGCGGCGGGCGGTCGCTCCTGGCCATGGTCCAGCGCACGCTCGGTGACCGGCAGGGCGCGGTCTACGTGGCGATGTCCGGCGACCAGCCCGATGACGCCCGGTCCTTCCTGGCCGGGCTCGGCCGGCTCGCCGCGCTCGGGCTGCCGGTCACGCTGCCCGGCACGGGGCAGCTCCCCGGCCTGGTGAGCCTGCCGCCCTCACCGCTGCTCCGCAAGGTGCACGCCCTTCCCCCCTTCCCCATGCCGGCCGCCAAGGCGTCGCCGGCGGACTCCCAGAAACCGGTCACCGCGGCTGCCCAGCCGTACACAGCGCAGGAGAGTCACGTGAGCGACATCGTCAGCCTGTTCCGGGAGCAGATCGCGGTGCTGCGCTCCGCCGGAGCCGCGATTCCCGCGACCGCCCCACCCGCGCCGGAGCCGGCGCACCTGCCCGCCACCCTGCCCGCCACCCAGCTCACCACCCAGCCCGCGACCCCGCCGGTGGCGGACCAGATCCGGCAGGTCGTGTACGAGCACATCGCCAGGATTGGTGCGTTCCCCGCCGAGCAGCTCAGCGGTCCGACGCTGCTGGTCGACGAGCTCGGGTTCGACTCGCTCATGGTCACCGAGCTGCGAATCTCCCTGCAGAAGGTCTGGCCCGAGCTGACCACCGTGCCCAAACGGCCCAGCATCGACGAGGTCGTAGCCGCGGTCTCGGCCTCCCAGGGCGTCAAGGTCCCGGTCCAGTCCGCGCCTGAGGCGCCCAAGCGCCCGGTCGCCATGCAAGCCGGCCCGGAGACCTGGCCGGAGGTGGTCGAGCACCGCGAGTTCATGGCGGCCATCGAGCGCAACCCCTACTTCATCGACCACCAGGCCAACATCCGCGACACCACCGTCGTGGACGGCCAGGAGCTGATCAGTTTCTCCAGCTACAACTACCTCGGCCTGTCCGGGCACCCCAAGGTCAACGAGGCGGTGCGCGAGGCCGTGGAGAGATACGGCACGTCCGTGTCGGCCAGCCGCTTCCTGTCCGGCAACCGCCCCGTCCACCACGAGCTGGAGGCCGAGCTGGCCACCCTGCTCGGCACCGAGGACGCGATCGTCATGGTCAGCGGCCACGCCACCAACGTCTCGGTCATCGGCCACCTGGTCGGCCCCGACGACCTCATCGTGCACGACGAGCTCTCCCACGACAGCATCTTGCAGGGCTGCAAGCTGTCGGGCGCCACCCGCCGCCCCTTCGCTCACAACGACCCCGCCGCGCTGGACGCCGTCCTGACCCGGCACCGCAAGCTGCACCGCCGCGCCCTGGTCGTCATCGAGGGCGTCTACAGCATGGACGGCGACCTCGCTGACCTGCCGGCGATCATCGACGTGAAGAACAAGCACGGCGCCGTCCTGCTCATCGACGAGGCGCACAGCCTCGGGACCGTCGGCAAATCCGGCGGCGGCATAGGCGACTTCTTCGGCGTGGACCGCTCTCAGGTCGAGCTCTGGTCCGGGACGCTGTCGAAGGCGGGCGCCAGCTGCGGCGGCTACGTGGCCGGCTCGGCCGAACTCATCGACTACCTGAAGTACACCGTCCCCGGCTTCGTCTACAGCGTCGGCATGACCCCGCCCAACGCCGCCGCCGCGCTGGCCGCGCTGCGCGTCATGCGCGACGAGCCCGAACGGCTGGAGCGGCTGCGCGCCAACTCCGAGCTGTTCCTCAGACTCGCCAAGGAGGCCGGGATCAACACGGGCGTGAGCCAGGACTCACCCGTCGTGCCCTGCATCGTCGGCGACAACGAGCAGTGCCTCACGCTGGCCAACCGGCTCTTCGACCGCGGTATCAGCGCCAACCCGATCCTCTACCCCGCCGTCCCCGAGGAGCTGGTCCGCCTGCGCTTCTTCGTCACCTCCGAACACACCACGCAACAGATCGAACACACCATCGACGTTCTCGCCGAAGAGCTGAAGGGATTGGCGGGCTGA
- a CDS encoding acyl carrier protein produces MSKQHILAEFAEIVREIVGIPVAEVQPEAHLRDDLDIDSLSLVEIMVAVEDRFGVATPDEIAADLETVDAVLNHIEQHASAGVA; encoded by the coding sequence ATGAGCAAGCAGCACATTCTCGCCGAGTTCGCCGAGATCGTCCGAGAGATCGTCGGCATCCCCGTGGCCGAGGTGCAGCCCGAGGCCCACCTGCGCGACGACCTGGACATCGACTCTCTGTCGCTGGTCGAGATCATGGTCGCCGTCGAGGACAGGTTCGGTGTGGCCACCCCGGACGAGATCGCGGCCGACCTGGAGACCGTGGACGCCGTGCTCAACCACATCGAGCAGCACGCGTCCGCCGGCGTCGCCTGA
- a CDS encoding aldehyde dehydrogenase family protein, translating to MDWTTGKVITPTATYTSIEIEELALGMAAILADNSVTAGDRVVICADNSAEHIAALLALMHLDASIVLIDHRETASERRRMAAVAGARLIIDDGDKGRTTLHSLAEQARQREVRAEFLSFTAWHARTDALVTWSSGSTGSPRGVVRSGRSFLNDLQRTRDRMGYRPNDVLLPLLPFSHFYGLTLAILQWTVGCSLIVAPLERLDIAVRLAATEGATVVDATPSTYHALHAMSQRRPVTARDLSSVRMFCSGGAPLPPTLAERFARAFNRPLLDGYGSNEAGNIALADLTNPHACGRPLTDVWVRITGRDGAPVAIGEIGEITVSSPSLMEGYLAADGSITPLGEGPYATDDLGYWTPEGNLVVIGRKNAVYRMGHNLYLETIERKAEYCGRPVKVVGVDDERQGSQLVFFVEDPNEASASHWRSAICSLLPSYEHPNKVVVLPRLPVNGTGKVDARALRGLAERAVYRPARRHPPIVHEEAPLPADLDLIPFAERIAALRAVAHFLRTDPGAVMNVLTEISDYKSVEGEIEAAIHTLSGAIDEVIRHGPPRTDRMAVFMSSNVLLNSYVLYLLVPSLYVETITARPSSQVASQTHRLHELLAPVHGLPIEMTSLSQRRFKEGPVAEADVVVFTGTYQNAEAIRAELDPEQIFLLFGQGANPFIVAPGADLDLATEDALRIRMLNSGQDCFGPDVFFVQENDVPRFVEALLKRLSTLTFGDYDDPEADYGPMCYTGAIADAAEYLQDNSARIIYGGQIDFRTRQIQPTVLLHSMRDKQAMAEIFSPLFNIVSYTDIAEVRERLTTGYYQDRAMGAMVYGEAPELVEFLRKRHMVAVNETLLDIDDGNAPFGGHGIMANYVAIDRKRFAKPLLISQIVAEHAAVPAEAGAR from the coding sequence TTGGACTGGACCACAGGAAAAGTCATAACTCCCACCGCCACCTACACCTCGATCGAAATCGAAGAGCTTGCCCTCGGCATGGCGGCGATCCTCGCCGACAACTCGGTGACCGCCGGCGATCGGGTGGTGATCTGCGCCGACAACTCCGCCGAGCACATCGCGGCGCTGCTGGCCCTCATGCACCTGGACGCCTCGATCGTGCTGATCGATCACCGCGAGACCGCGTCCGAGCGACGAAGGATGGCCGCTGTCGCCGGGGCCCGTCTGATCATCGACGACGGCGACAAGGGCAGGACGACCCTCCACTCACTGGCCGAACAGGCCAGGCAGCGCGAGGTCAGGGCCGAGTTCCTGTCCTTCACCGCCTGGCACGCCCGCACCGACGCGCTGGTCACCTGGTCCTCCGGCTCGACCGGCTCTCCCAGGGGCGTGGTGCGCTCGGGCCGCAGCTTCCTCAATGACCTGCAGCGCACCCGTGACCGGATGGGCTACCGGCCCAACGACGTGCTCCTGCCGCTGCTTCCGTTCTCCCACTTCTACGGCCTGACGCTGGCCATCCTGCAGTGGACGGTCGGCTGCTCGCTGATCGTCGCGCCGCTGGAGCGCCTCGACATCGCCGTACGGCTGGCCGCCACCGAAGGCGCCACGGTCGTGGACGCCACGCCCTCCACCTATCACGCGCTGCACGCGATGAGTCAGCGCCGCCCCGTCACAGCGCGCGATCTGAGCAGCGTGCGCATGTTCTGCTCCGGCGGCGCCCCGCTCCCGCCCACGCTGGCCGAACGCTTCGCCCGCGCCTTCAACCGCCCGCTGCTGGACGGCTACGGCAGCAACGAGGCCGGCAACATCGCCCTGGCCGACCTGACCAATCCCCACGCGTGCGGCCGGCCGCTGACCGACGTGTGGGTGCGCATCACGGGCCGCGACGGCGCCCCGGTCGCCATCGGCGAGATAGGCGAGATCACGGTCTCCTCGCCCAGCCTGATGGAGGGCTACCTGGCCGCTGACGGCAGCATCACGCCGCTGGGCGAAGGGCCCTACGCCACCGACGACCTCGGCTACTGGACGCCGGAGGGCAACCTCGTGGTGATCGGCCGCAAGAATGCCGTATACCGCATGGGCCACAACCTGTACCTCGAGACGATCGAGCGCAAGGCCGAGTACTGCGGCCGGCCCGTGAAGGTCGTGGGAGTGGACGACGAACGGCAGGGCAGCCAGCTCGTCTTCTTCGTCGAGGATCCGAACGAGGCCTCCGCGTCGCACTGGCGCAGCGCCATCTGCTCGCTGCTGCCCTCCTACGAGCACCCGAACAAGGTCGTGGTGCTGCCCCGGCTACCTGTCAACGGCACCGGCAAGGTGGACGCCAGGGCGCTGCGCGGGTTGGCCGAGCGCGCGGTGTACCGGCCCGCTCGGCGGCACCCCCCGATAGTCCACGAGGAGGCGCCGCTGCCGGCCGACCTGGACCTGATCCCGTTCGCCGAAAGGATCGCCGCGTTGCGGGCGGTGGCGCACTTCTTGCGCACCGACCCTGGGGCGGTCATGAACGTGCTGACGGAGATCTCGGACTACAAGTCGGTGGAGGGCGAGATCGAGGCCGCGATCCACACGCTGTCCGGCGCGATCGACGAGGTGATCCGCCACGGGCCGCCGCGCACGGACCGGATGGCCGTCTTCATGTCGTCCAACGTGCTGCTCAACTCCTACGTGCTGTACCTGCTCGTGCCCTCGCTCTACGTCGAGACGATCACAGCAAGGCCCTCCAGCCAGGTGGCCTCGCAGACGCACCGCCTGCACGAGCTGCTGGCCCCGGTGCATGGCCTGCCGATCGAGATGACCTCGTTGAGCCAGCGCAGGTTCAAGGAGGGCCCGGTCGCCGAGGCAGACGTGGTCGTCTTCACCGGCACCTACCAGAACGCCGAGGCGATCAGGGCGGAGCTGGACCCGGAGCAGATCTTCCTGCTCTTCGGCCAGGGCGCGAACCCCTTCATCGTCGCTCCCGGCGCCGACCTCGACCTGGCCACCGAGGACGCTCTGCGGATCCGGATGCTCAACTCCGGCCAGGACTGCTTCGGCCCCGACGTGTTCTTCGTCCAGGAGAACGACGTCCCGCGTTTCGTGGAGGCGCTGCTCAAGCGCCTGTCGACGCTGACGTTCGGCGACTACGACGACCCCGAGGCCGACTACGGCCCCATGTGCTACACCGGGGCGATCGCCGACGCCGCCGAGTACCTGCAGGACAACAGCGCACGCATCATCTACGGCGGCCAGATCGACTTCCGCACCCGCCAGATCCAGCCGACGGTGCTGCTGCACTCGATGCGGGACAAGCAGGCCATGGCCGAGATCTTCTCCCCGCTGTTCAACATCGTCTCCTACACCGACATCGCCGAGGTGCGCGAGCGCCTGACCACCGGCTACTACCAGGACAGAGCCATGGGCGCCATGGTGTACGGCGAGGCCCCCGAGCTGGTGGAGTTCCTGCGCAAGCGCCACATGGTGGCGGTCAACGAGACTCTGCTCGACATCGACGACGGCAACGCCCCCTTCGGCGGCCACGGCATCATGGCCAACTACGTCGCCATCGACAGGAAGCGGTTCGCCAAGCCGCTGCTGATCTCTCAGATCGTCGCCGAGCACGCGGCGGTCCCAGCAGAGGCGGGCGCGCGATGA